A DNA window from Zingiber officinale cultivar Zhangliang chromosome 3A, Zo_v1.1, whole genome shotgun sequence contains the following coding sequences:
- the LOC122054110 gene encoding uncharacterized protein LOC122054110 isoform X2: MARQRFSFKIPEAGERTWEWRAIKSVAMATLFIALQCCNCSTMQVGGTHLFFSPLPVRACNVVKLQVKQQRKGTISKWVCAVCNQRQSVRRIHARGPLARDLREFVQDFNMARAAAEADLGNPNPPLSRAEDDPFSVSKRRTDWSEYLDLEADLDGIEQDASPEPAVVVTQLPLAKSATKRSSCFKSPVEKRKKTPIGVSGKAVAMDEKRGCGSSKWSEYLDCEEEEEGEAMKGAKWCDHEEAVEEEVRPDFK, encoded by the exons ATGGCCCGACAACGTTTCTCCTTCAAAATCCCAGAAGCAGGAGAACGAACTTGGGAGTGGAGAGCGATCAAGTCGGTGGCCATGGCGACGCTCTTCATCGCCCTCCAGTGCTGTAACTGCTCCACGATGCAGGTCGGTGGCACCCATCTcttcttctctcctctccctGTTCGCGCCTGCAACGTGGTGAAACTGCAGGTGAAGCAGCAGCGGAAGGGCACCATCTCCAAGTGGGTCTGCGCCGTCTGCAACCAGCGGCAGTCGGTCCGGCGGATCCACGCGCGCGGCCCCCTCGCTCGCGACCTCCGCGAGTTCGTCCAGGACTTCAACATGGCCCGAGCCGCCGCTGAAGCCGATCTGGGAAATCCAAATCCGCCCCTTTCCCGCGCAGAAGACGACCCCTTCTCCGTCTCGAAGAGGAGAACGGATTGGTCCGAGTACCTGGATCTGGAAGCTGATCTCGATGGAATCGAACAAG ATGCTTCGCCGGAGCCTGCGGTGGTGGTGACGCAACTGCCTCTGGCGAAATCAGCTACCAAGAGGAGTTCCTGCTTCAAGTCTCCGgtggaaaagaggaagaagacgcCAATTGGTGTTTCAG GAAAGGCGGTGGCGATGGACGAGAAGCGCGGTTGCGGTTCGTCGAAATGGAGCGAATACTTGGAttgtgaagaagaggaagaaggggaaGCGATGAAGGGAGCGAAGTGGTGTGATCACGAGGAAGCAGTGGAGGAGGAGGTCCGCCCAGACTTCAAGTGA
- the LOC122054110 gene encoding uncharacterized protein LOC122054110 isoform X4, with protein sequence MARQRFSFKIPEAGERTWEWRAIKSVAMATLFIALQCCNCSTMQVKQQRKGTISKWVCAVCNQRQSVRRIHARGPLARDLREFVQDFNMARAAAEADLGNPNPPLSRAEDDPFSVSKRRTDWSEYLDLEADLDGIEQDASPEPAVVVTQLPLAKSATKRSSCFKSPVEKRKKTPIGVSGKAVAMDEKRGCGSSKWSEYLDCEEEEEGEAMKGAKWCDHEEAVEEEVRPDFK encoded by the exons ATGGCCCGACAACGTTTCTCCTTCAAAATCCCAGAAGCAGGAGAACGAACTTGGGAGTGGAGAGCGATCAAGTCGGTGGCCATGGCGACGCTCTTCATCGCCCTCCAGTGCTGTAACTGCTCCACGATGCAG GTGAAGCAGCAGCGGAAGGGCACCATCTCCAAGTGGGTCTGCGCCGTCTGCAACCAGCGGCAGTCGGTCCGGCGGATCCACGCGCGCGGCCCCCTCGCTCGCGACCTCCGCGAGTTCGTCCAGGACTTCAACATGGCCCGAGCCGCCGCTGAAGCCGATCTGGGAAATCCAAATCCGCCCCTTTCCCGCGCAGAAGACGACCCCTTCTCCGTCTCGAAGAGGAGAACGGATTGGTCCGAGTACCTGGATCTGGAAGCTGATCTCGATGGAATCGAACAAG ATGCTTCGCCGGAGCCTGCGGTGGTGGTGACGCAACTGCCTCTGGCGAAATCAGCTACCAAGAGGAGTTCCTGCTTCAAGTCTCCGgtggaaaagaggaagaagacgcCAATTGGTGTTTCAG GAAAGGCGGTGGCGATGGACGAGAAGCGCGGTTGCGGTTCGTCGAAATGGAGCGAATACTTGGAttgtgaagaagaggaagaaggggaaGCGATGAAGGGAGCGAAGTGGTGTGATCACGAGGAAGCAGTGGAGGAGGAGGTCCGCCCAGACTTCAAGTGA
- the LOC122054110 gene encoding uncharacterized protein LOC122054110 isoform X3: MARQRFSFKIPEAGERTWEWRAIKSVAMATLFIALQCCNCSTMQVKQQRKGTISKWVCAVCNQRQSVRRIHARGPLARDLREFVQDFNMARAAAEADLGNPNPPLSRAEDDPFSVSKRRTDWSEYLDLEADLDGIEQDASPEPAVVVTQLPLAKSATKRSSCFKSPVEKRKKTPIGVSAGKAVAMDEKRGCGSSKWSEYLDCEEEEEGEAMKGAKWCDHEEAVEEEVRPDFK; encoded by the exons ATGGCCCGACAACGTTTCTCCTTCAAAATCCCAGAAGCAGGAGAACGAACTTGGGAGTGGAGAGCGATCAAGTCGGTGGCCATGGCGACGCTCTTCATCGCCCTCCAGTGCTGTAACTGCTCCACGATGCAG GTGAAGCAGCAGCGGAAGGGCACCATCTCCAAGTGGGTCTGCGCCGTCTGCAACCAGCGGCAGTCGGTCCGGCGGATCCACGCGCGCGGCCCCCTCGCTCGCGACCTCCGCGAGTTCGTCCAGGACTTCAACATGGCCCGAGCCGCCGCTGAAGCCGATCTGGGAAATCCAAATCCGCCCCTTTCCCGCGCAGAAGACGACCCCTTCTCCGTCTCGAAGAGGAGAACGGATTGGTCCGAGTACCTGGATCTGGAAGCTGATCTCGATGGAATCGAACAAG ATGCTTCGCCGGAGCCTGCGGTGGTGGTGACGCAACTGCCTCTGGCGAAATCAGCTACCAAGAGGAGTTCCTGCTTCAAGTCTCCGgtggaaaagaggaagaagacgcCAATTGGTGTTTCAG CAGGAAAGGCGGTGGCGATGGACGAGAAGCGCGGTTGCGGTTCGTCGAAATGGAGCGAATACTTGGAttgtgaagaagaggaagaaggggaaGCGATGAAGGGAGCGAAGTGGTGTGATCACGAGGAAGCAGTGGAGGAGGAGGTCCGCCCAGACTTCAAGTGA
- the LOC122054110 gene encoding MRN complex-interacting protein-like isoform X6: protein MARQRFSFKIPEAGERTWEWRAIKSVAMATLFIALQCCNCSTMQVKQQRKGTISKWVCAVCNQRQSVRRIHARGPLARDLREFVQDFNMARAAAEADLGNPNPPLSRAEDDPFSVSKRRTDWSEYLDLEADLDGIEQGRCFAGACGGGDATASGEISYQEEFLLQVSGGKEEEDANWCFRKGGGDGREARLRFVEMERILGL from the exons ATGGCCCGACAACGTTTCTCCTTCAAAATCCCAGAAGCAGGAGAACGAACTTGGGAGTGGAGAGCGATCAAGTCGGTGGCCATGGCGACGCTCTTCATCGCCCTCCAGTGCTGTAACTGCTCCACGATGCAG GTGAAGCAGCAGCGGAAGGGCACCATCTCCAAGTGGGTCTGCGCCGTCTGCAACCAGCGGCAGTCGGTCCGGCGGATCCACGCGCGCGGCCCCCTCGCTCGCGACCTCCGCGAGTTCGTCCAGGACTTCAACATGGCCCGAGCCGCCGCTGAAGCCGATCTGGGAAATCCAAATCCGCCCCTTTCCCGCGCAGAAGACGACCCCTTCTCCGTCTCGAAGAGGAGAACGGATTGGTCCGAGTACCTGGATCTGGAAGCTGATCTCGATGGAATCGAACAAGGCAG ATGCTTCGCCGGAGCCTGCGGTGGTGGTGACGCAACTGCCTCTGGCGAAATCAGCTACCAAGAGGAGTTCCTGCTTCAAGTCTCCGgtggaaaagaggaagaagacgcCAATTGGTGTTTCAG GAAAGGCGGTGGCGATGGACGAGAAGCGCGGTTGCGGTTCGTCGAAATGGAGCGAATACTTGGAttgtga
- the LOC122054110 gene encoding MRN complex-interacting protein-like isoform X5, producing MARQRFSFKIPEAGERTWEWRAIKSVAMATLFIALQCCNCSTMQVKQQRKGTISKWVCAVCNQRQSVRRIHARGPLARDLREFVQDFNMARAAAEADLGNPNPPLSRAEDDPFSVSKRRTDWSEYLDLEADLDGIEQGRCFAGACGGGDATASGEISYQEEFLLQVSGGKEEEDANWCFSRKGGGDGREARLRFVEMERILGL from the exons ATGGCCCGACAACGTTTCTCCTTCAAAATCCCAGAAGCAGGAGAACGAACTTGGGAGTGGAGAGCGATCAAGTCGGTGGCCATGGCGACGCTCTTCATCGCCCTCCAGTGCTGTAACTGCTCCACGATGCAG GTGAAGCAGCAGCGGAAGGGCACCATCTCCAAGTGGGTCTGCGCCGTCTGCAACCAGCGGCAGTCGGTCCGGCGGATCCACGCGCGCGGCCCCCTCGCTCGCGACCTCCGCGAGTTCGTCCAGGACTTCAACATGGCCCGAGCCGCCGCTGAAGCCGATCTGGGAAATCCAAATCCGCCCCTTTCCCGCGCAGAAGACGACCCCTTCTCCGTCTCGAAGAGGAGAACGGATTGGTCCGAGTACCTGGATCTGGAAGCTGATCTCGATGGAATCGAACAAGGCAG ATGCTTCGCCGGAGCCTGCGGTGGTGGTGACGCAACTGCCTCTGGCGAAATCAGCTACCAAGAGGAGTTCCTGCTTCAAGTCTCCGgtggaaaagaggaagaagacgcCAATTGGTGTTTCAG CAGGAAAGGCGGTGGCGATGGACGAGAAGCGCGGTTGCGGTTCGTCGAAATGGAGCGAATACTTGGAttgtga
- the LOC122054110 gene encoding uncharacterized protein LOC122054110 isoform X1 has protein sequence MARQRFSFKIPEAGERTWEWRAIKSVAMATLFIALQCCNCSTMQVGGTHLFFSPLPVRACNVVKLQVKQQRKGTISKWVCAVCNQRQSVRRIHARGPLARDLREFVQDFNMARAAAEADLGNPNPPLSRAEDDPFSVSKRRTDWSEYLDLEADLDGIEQDASPEPAVVVTQLPLAKSATKRSSCFKSPVEKRKKTPIGVSAGKAVAMDEKRGCGSSKWSEYLDCEEEEEGEAMKGAKWCDHEEAVEEEVRPDFK, from the exons ATGGCCCGACAACGTTTCTCCTTCAAAATCCCAGAAGCAGGAGAACGAACTTGGGAGTGGAGAGCGATCAAGTCGGTGGCCATGGCGACGCTCTTCATCGCCCTCCAGTGCTGTAACTGCTCCACGATGCAGGTCGGTGGCACCCATCTcttcttctctcctctccctGTTCGCGCCTGCAACGTGGTGAAACTGCAGGTGAAGCAGCAGCGGAAGGGCACCATCTCCAAGTGGGTCTGCGCCGTCTGCAACCAGCGGCAGTCGGTCCGGCGGATCCACGCGCGCGGCCCCCTCGCTCGCGACCTCCGCGAGTTCGTCCAGGACTTCAACATGGCCCGAGCCGCCGCTGAAGCCGATCTGGGAAATCCAAATCCGCCCCTTTCCCGCGCAGAAGACGACCCCTTCTCCGTCTCGAAGAGGAGAACGGATTGGTCCGAGTACCTGGATCTGGAAGCTGATCTCGATGGAATCGAACAAG ATGCTTCGCCGGAGCCTGCGGTGGTGGTGACGCAACTGCCTCTGGCGAAATCAGCTACCAAGAGGAGTTCCTGCTTCAAGTCTCCGgtggaaaagaggaagaagacgcCAATTGGTGTTTCAG CAGGAAAGGCGGTGGCGATGGACGAGAAGCGCGGTTGCGGTTCGTCGAAATGGAGCGAATACTTGGAttgtgaagaagaggaagaaggggaaGCGATGAAGGGAGCGAAGTGGTGTGATCACGAGGAAGCAGTGGAGGAGGAGGTCCGCCCAGACTTCAAGTGA